A window of Tursiops truncatus isolate mTurTru1 chromosome 8, mTurTru1.mat.Y, whole genome shotgun sequence contains these coding sequences:
- the NR1H3 gene encoding oxysterols receptor LXR-alpha isoform X4, which produces MDTWAYLRPNKSESLKMRPGLGTTAAPCVGRSKPKSSPPAPASSISLHWSSRAERQQDVSWTLTQEKERGQGHCAVELWEPDARDASSQPLGSSSCTLREESSTPQSAGSTSRVGLEATEPTALLPGVEAPPESTELRPQKRKKGPAPKMLGNELCSVCGDKASGFHYNVLSCEGCKGFFRRSVIKGARYVCHSGGHCPMDTYMRRKCQECRLRKCRQAGMREECVLSEEQIRLKKLKRQEEEQAQATSVPPRASSPPQVLPQLSPEQLGMIEKLVAAQQQCNRRSFSDRLRVTPWPMAPDPQSREARQQRFAHFTELAIVSVQEIVDFAKQLPGFLQLSREDQIALLKTSAIEVMLLETSRRYNPGSESITFLKDFSYNREDFAKAGLQVEFINPIFEFSRAMNELQLNDAEFALLIAISIFSADRPNVQDQLQVERLQHTYVEALHAYVSIHHPHDRLMFPRMLMKLVNLRTLSSVHSEQVFALRLQDKKLPPLLSEIWDVHE; this is translated from the exons ATGGATACATGGGCGTACCTCAGaccaaataaatcagaatctctgaaaaTGAGGCCAGGTTTGGGAACTACTGCTGCACCCTGTGTTGGCAGAAGCAAACCTAAATCCAG cccACCAGCCCCAGCTTCGTCCATCTCGCTTCACTGGTCCAGCAGAGCTGAGAGACAACAAGATGTATCCTGGACTCTGacacaggagaaagaaagaggacagGGAC ACTGTGCAGTGGAGCTGTGGGAGCCAGATGCACGAGATGCAAGCAGCCAGCCTCTGGGAAGCAGCAGCTGTACCCTCAGGGAGGAATCTAGCACACCCCAATCCGCTGGGAGCACTTCACGGGTGGGGCTGGAGGCAACAGAGCCCACAGCCCTTCTCCCCGGGGTGGAGGCCCCTCCAGAGTCCACAG AGCTTCGTCCACAAAAGCGGAAAAAGGGGCCAGCCCCCAAAATGCTGGGGAATGAGCTGTGCAGTGTGTGTGGGGACAAGGCTTCCGGCTTCCACTACAACGTGCTGAGCTGCGAGGGCTGCAAGGGATTCTTCCGCCGCAGTGTCATCAAAGGGGCGCGCTACGTCTGCCACAGTGGGGGCCACTGCCCCATGGACACCTACATGCGTCGCAAGTGCCAGGAGTGCCGCCTTCGCAAATGCCGCCAGGCCGGCATGCGGGAGGAGT GTGTTCTGTCAGAAGAACAGATCCGTCTGAAGAAACTGAAGCGGCAAGAGGAGGAACAGGCTCAGGCCACATCCGTGCCCCCGAGGGCTTCCTCTCCGCCCCAAGTCCTGCCCCAGCTCAGCCCGGAGCAGCTGGGCATGATTGAGAAGCTGGTGGCTGCCCAGCAGCAGTGTAACAGACGTTCCTTCTCAGACCGGCTTCGAGTCACG CCTTGGCCCATGGCACCAGATCCCCAGAGTCGGGAGGCCCGTCAGCAACGCTTTGCCCACTTCACGGAGCTGGCCATTGTCTCTGTGCAGGAGATCGTTGATTTTGCCAAACAGCTGCCGGGCTTCCTGCAGCTCAGCCGGGAGGACCAGATCGCCCTCCTGAAGACCTCTGCAATTGAG GTGATGCTTCTGGAGACATCTCGGAGGTACAACCCTGGAAGTGAGAGTATTACCTTCCTCAAGGATTTCAGTTATAACCGGGAAGACTTTGCCAAAGCAG ggCTGCAGGTGGAGTTCATCAACCCCATCTTTGAGTTCTCCAGAGCCATGAATGAGCTGCAACTAAATGATGCTGAGTTTGCCTTGCTCATTGCCATCAGCATCTTCTCTGCAG ACCGGCCCAACGTGCAGGACCAGCTCCAGGTAGAGAGGCTGCAACACACATATGTGGAGGCCCTGCATGCCTACGTCTCCATCCACCACCCCCAT GACCGACTCATGTTCCCACGGATGCTAATGAAACTGGTGAACCTCCGGACACTGAGCAGTGTCCATTCAGAGCAAGTATTTGCGCTGCGCCTGCAGGATAAAAAGCTTCCCCCGCTGCTCTCTGAGATCTGGGATGTGCACGAGTGA
- the NR1H3 gene encoding oxysterols receptor LXR-alpha isoform X9, which translates to MSLWLEAPVPDVSPDCAVELWEPDARDASSQPLGSSSCTLREESSTPQSAGSTSRVGLEATEPTALLPGVEAPPESTELRPQKRKKGPAPKMLGNELCSVCGDKASGFHYNVLSCEGCKGFFRRSVIKGARYVCHSGGHCPMDTYMRRKCQECRLRKCRQAGMREECVLSEEQIRLKKLKRQEEEQAQATSVPPRASSPPQVLPQLSPEQLGMIEKLVAAQQQCNRRSFSDRLRVTPWPMAPDPQSREARQQRFAHFTELAIVSVQEIVDFAKQLPGFLQLSREDQIALLKTSAIEVMLLETSRRYNPGSESITFLKDFSYNREDFAKAGLQVEFINPIFEFSRAMNELQLNDAEFALLIAISIFSADRPNVQDQLQVERLQHTYVEALHAYVSIHHPHDRLMFPRMLMKLVNLRTLSSVHSEQVFALRLQDKKLPPLLSEIWDVHE; encoded by the exons aTGTCTTTGTGGCTGGAGGCCCCTGTGCCTGATGTTTCTCCTG ACTGTGCAGTGGAGCTGTGGGAGCCAGATGCACGAGATGCAAGCAGCCAGCCTCTGGGAAGCAGCAGCTGTACCCTCAGGGAGGAATCTAGCACACCCCAATCCGCTGGGAGCACTTCACGGGTGGGGCTGGAGGCAACAGAGCCCACAGCCCTTCTCCCCGGGGTGGAGGCCCCTCCAGAGTCCACAG AGCTTCGTCCACAAAAGCGGAAAAAGGGGCCAGCCCCCAAAATGCTGGGGAATGAGCTGTGCAGTGTGTGTGGGGACAAGGCTTCCGGCTTCCACTACAACGTGCTGAGCTGCGAGGGCTGCAAGGGATTCTTCCGCCGCAGTGTCATCAAAGGGGCGCGCTACGTCTGCCACAGTGGGGGCCACTGCCCCATGGACACCTACATGCGTCGCAAGTGCCAGGAGTGCCGCCTTCGCAAATGCCGCCAGGCCGGCATGCGGGAGGAGT GTGTTCTGTCAGAAGAACAGATCCGTCTGAAGAAACTGAAGCGGCAAGAGGAGGAACAGGCTCAGGCCACATCCGTGCCCCCGAGGGCTTCCTCTCCGCCCCAAGTCCTGCCCCAGCTCAGCCCGGAGCAGCTGGGCATGATTGAGAAGCTGGTGGCTGCCCAGCAGCAGTGTAACAGACGTTCCTTCTCAGACCGGCTTCGAGTCACG CCTTGGCCCATGGCACCAGATCCCCAGAGTCGGGAGGCCCGTCAGCAACGCTTTGCCCACTTCACGGAGCTGGCCATTGTCTCTGTGCAGGAGATCGTTGATTTTGCCAAACAGCTGCCGGGCTTCCTGCAGCTCAGCCGGGAGGACCAGATCGCCCTCCTGAAGACCTCTGCAATTGAG GTGATGCTTCTGGAGACATCTCGGAGGTACAACCCTGGAAGTGAGAGTATTACCTTCCTCAAGGATTTCAGTTATAACCGGGAAGACTTTGCCAAAGCAG ggCTGCAGGTGGAGTTCATCAACCCCATCTTTGAGTTCTCCAGAGCCATGAATGAGCTGCAACTAAATGATGCTGAGTTTGCCTTGCTCATTGCCATCAGCATCTTCTCTGCAG ACCGGCCCAACGTGCAGGACCAGCTCCAGGTAGAGAGGCTGCAACACACATATGTGGAGGCCCTGCATGCCTACGTCTCCATCCACCACCCCCAT GACCGACTCATGTTCCCACGGATGCTAATGAAACTGGTGAACCTCCGGACACTGAGCAGTGTCCATTCAGAGCAAGTATTTGCGCTGCGCCTGCAGGATAAAAAGCTTCCCCCGCTGCTCTCTGAGATCTGGGATGTGCACGAGTGA
- the NR1H3 gene encoding oxysterols receptor LXR-alpha isoform X13 — protein MLGNELCSVCGDKASGFHYNVLSCEGCKGFFRRSVIKGARYVCHSGGHCPMDTYMRRKCQECRLRKCRQAGMREECVLSEEQIRLKKLKRQEEEQAQATSVPPRASSPPQVLPQLSPEQLGMIEKLVAAQQQCNRRSFSDRLRVTPWPMAPDPQSREARQQRFAHFTELAIVSVQEIVDFAKQLPGFLQLSREDQIALLKTSAIEVMLLETSRRYNPGSESITFLKDFSYNREDFAKAGLQVEFINPIFEFSRAMNELQLNDAEFALLIAISIFSADRPNVQDQLQVERLQHTYVEALHAYVSIHHPHDRLMFPRMLMKLVNLRTLSSVHSEQVFALRLQDKKLPPLLSEIWDVHE, from the exons ATGCTGGGGAATGAGCTGTGCAGTGTGTGTGGGGACAAGGCTTCCGGCTTCCACTACAACGTGCTGAGCTGCGAGGGCTGCAAGGGATTCTTCCGCCGCAGTGTCATCAAAGGGGCGCGCTACGTCTGCCACAGTGGGGGCCACTGCCCCATGGACACCTACATGCGTCGCAAGTGCCAGGAGTGCCGCCTTCGCAAATGCCGCCAGGCCGGCATGCGGGAGGAGT GTGTTCTGTCAGAAGAACAGATCCGTCTGAAGAAACTGAAGCGGCAAGAGGAGGAACAGGCTCAGGCCACATCCGTGCCCCCGAGGGCTTCCTCTCCGCCCCAAGTCCTGCCCCAGCTCAGCCCGGAGCAGCTGGGCATGATTGAGAAGCTGGTGGCTGCCCAGCAGCAGTGTAACAGACGTTCCTTCTCAGACCGGCTTCGAGTCACG CCTTGGCCCATGGCACCAGATCCCCAGAGTCGGGAGGCCCGTCAGCAACGCTTTGCCCACTTCACGGAGCTGGCCATTGTCTCTGTGCAGGAGATCGTTGATTTTGCCAAACAGCTGCCGGGCTTCCTGCAGCTCAGCCGGGAGGACCAGATCGCCCTCCTGAAGACCTCTGCAATTGAG GTGATGCTTCTGGAGACATCTCGGAGGTACAACCCTGGAAGTGAGAGTATTACCTTCCTCAAGGATTTCAGTTATAACCGGGAAGACTTTGCCAAAGCAG ggCTGCAGGTGGAGTTCATCAACCCCATCTTTGAGTTCTCCAGAGCCATGAATGAGCTGCAACTAAATGATGCTGAGTTTGCCTTGCTCATTGCCATCAGCATCTTCTCTGCAG ACCGGCCCAACGTGCAGGACCAGCTCCAGGTAGAGAGGCTGCAACACACATATGTGGAGGCCCTGCATGCCTACGTCTCCATCCACCACCCCCAT GACCGACTCATGTTCCCACGGATGCTAATGAAACTGGTGAACCTCCGGACACTGAGCAGTGTCCATTCAGAGCAAGTATTTGCGCTGCGCCTGCAGGATAAAAAGCTTCCCCCGCTGCTCTCTGAGATCTGGGATGTGCACGAGTGA
- the NR1H3 gene encoding oxysterols receptor LXR-alpha isoform X11, whose translation MSLWLEAPVPDVSPDCAVELWEPDARDASSQPLGSSSCTLREESSTPQSAGSTSRVGLEATEPTALLPGVEAPPESTELRPQKRKKGPAPKMLGNELCSVCGDKASGFHYNVLSCEGCKGFFRRSVIKGARYVCHSGGHCPMDTYMRRKCQECRLRKCRQAGMREECVLSEEQIRLKKLKRQEEEQAQATSVPPRASSPPQVLPQLSPEQLGMIEKLVAAQQQCNRRSFSDRLRVTPWPMAPDPQSREARQQRFAHFTELAIVSVQEIVDFAKQLPGFLQLSREDQIALLKTSAIEVMLLETSRRYNPGSESITFLKDFSYNREDFAKAGLQVEFINPIFEFSRAMNELQLNDAEFALLIAISIFSAGPTHVPTDANETGEPPDTEQCPFRASICAAPAG comes from the exons aTGTCTTTGTGGCTGGAGGCCCCTGTGCCTGATGTTTCTCCTG ACTGTGCAGTGGAGCTGTGGGAGCCAGATGCACGAGATGCAAGCAGCCAGCCTCTGGGAAGCAGCAGCTGTACCCTCAGGGAGGAATCTAGCACACCCCAATCCGCTGGGAGCACTTCACGGGTGGGGCTGGAGGCAACAGAGCCCACAGCCCTTCTCCCCGGGGTGGAGGCCCCTCCAGAGTCCACAG AGCTTCGTCCACAAAAGCGGAAAAAGGGGCCAGCCCCCAAAATGCTGGGGAATGAGCTGTGCAGTGTGTGTGGGGACAAGGCTTCCGGCTTCCACTACAACGTGCTGAGCTGCGAGGGCTGCAAGGGATTCTTCCGCCGCAGTGTCATCAAAGGGGCGCGCTACGTCTGCCACAGTGGGGGCCACTGCCCCATGGACACCTACATGCGTCGCAAGTGCCAGGAGTGCCGCCTTCGCAAATGCCGCCAGGCCGGCATGCGGGAGGAGT GTGTTCTGTCAGAAGAACAGATCCGTCTGAAGAAACTGAAGCGGCAAGAGGAGGAACAGGCTCAGGCCACATCCGTGCCCCCGAGGGCTTCCTCTCCGCCCCAAGTCCTGCCCCAGCTCAGCCCGGAGCAGCTGGGCATGATTGAGAAGCTGGTGGCTGCCCAGCAGCAGTGTAACAGACGTTCCTTCTCAGACCGGCTTCGAGTCACG CCTTGGCCCATGGCACCAGATCCCCAGAGTCGGGAGGCCCGTCAGCAACGCTTTGCCCACTTCACGGAGCTGGCCATTGTCTCTGTGCAGGAGATCGTTGATTTTGCCAAACAGCTGCCGGGCTTCCTGCAGCTCAGCCGGGAGGACCAGATCGCCCTCCTGAAGACCTCTGCAATTGAG GTGATGCTTCTGGAGACATCTCGGAGGTACAACCCTGGAAGTGAGAGTATTACCTTCCTCAAGGATTTCAGTTATAACCGGGAAGACTTTGCCAAAGCAG ggCTGCAGGTGGAGTTCATCAACCCCATCTTTGAGTTCTCCAGAGCCATGAATGAGCTGCAACTAAATGATGCTGAGTTTGCCTTGCTCATTGCCATCAGCATCTTCTCTGCAG GACCGACTCATGTTCCCACGGATGCTAATGAAACTGGTGAACCTCCGGACACTGAGCAGTGTCCATTCAGAGCAAGTATTTGCGCTGCGCCTGCAGGATAA
- the NR1H3 gene encoding oxysterols receptor LXR-alpha isoform X10, with protein sequence MDTWAYLRPNKSESLKMRPGLGTTAAPCVGRSKPKSSPPAPASSISLHWSSRAERQQDVSWTLTQEKERGQGQLRPQKRKKGPAPKMLGNELCSVCGDKASGFHYNVLSCEGCKGFFRRSVIKGARYVCHSGGHCPMDTYMRRKCQECRLRKCRQAGMREECVLSEEQIRLKKLKRQEEEQAQATSVPPRASSPPQVLPQLSPEQLGMIEKLVAAQQQCNRRSFSDRLRVTPWPMAPDPQSREARQQRFAHFTELAIVSVQEIVDFAKQLPGFLQLSREDQIALLKTSAIEVMLLETSRRYNPGSESITFLKDFSYNREDFAKAGLQVEFINPIFEFSRAMNELQLNDAEFALLIAISIFSADRPNVQDQLQVERLQHTYVEALHAYVSIHHPHDRLMFPRMLMKLVNLRTLSSVHSEQVFALRLQDKKLPPLLSEIWDVHE encoded by the exons ATGGATACATGGGCGTACCTCAGaccaaataaatcagaatctctgaaaaTGAGGCCAGGTTTGGGAACTACTGCTGCACCCTGTGTTGGCAGAAGCAAACCTAAATCCAG cccACCAGCCCCAGCTTCGTCCATCTCGCTTCACTGGTCCAGCAGAGCTGAGAGACAACAAGATGTATCCTGGACTCTGacacaggagaaagaaagaggacagGGAC AGCTTCGTCCACAAAAGCGGAAAAAGGGGCCAGCCCCCAAAATGCTGGGGAATGAGCTGTGCAGTGTGTGTGGGGACAAGGCTTCCGGCTTCCACTACAACGTGCTGAGCTGCGAGGGCTGCAAGGGATTCTTCCGCCGCAGTGTCATCAAAGGGGCGCGCTACGTCTGCCACAGTGGGGGCCACTGCCCCATGGACACCTACATGCGTCGCAAGTGCCAGGAGTGCCGCCTTCGCAAATGCCGCCAGGCCGGCATGCGGGAGGAGT GTGTTCTGTCAGAAGAACAGATCCGTCTGAAGAAACTGAAGCGGCAAGAGGAGGAACAGGCTCAGGCCACATCCGTGCCCCCGAGGGCTTCCTCTCCGCCCCAAGTCCTGCCCCAGCTCAGCCCGGAGCAGCTGGGCATGATTGAGAAGCTGGTGGCTGCCCAGCAGCAGTGTAACAGACGTTCCTTCTCAGACCGGCTTCGAGTCACG CCTTGGCCCATGGCACCAGATCCCCAGAGTCGGGAGGCCCGTCAGCAACGCTTTGCCCACTTCACGGAGCTGGCCATTGTCTCTGTGCAGGAGATCGTTGATTTTGCCAAACAGCTGCCGGGCTTCCTGCAGCTCAGCCGGGAGGACCAGATCGCCCTCCTGAAGACCTCTGCAATTGAG GTGATGCTTCTGGAGACATCTCGGAGGTACAACCCTGGAAGTGAGAGTATTACCTTCCTCAAGGATTTCAGTTATAACCGGGAAGACTTTGCCAAAGCAG ggCTGCAGGTGGAGTTCATCAACCCCATCTTTGAGTTCTCCAGAGCCATGAATGAGCTGCAACTAAATGATGCTGAGTTTGCCTTGCTCATTGCCATCAGCATCTTCTCTGCAG ACCGGCCCAACGTGCAGGACCAGCTCCAGGTAGAGAGGCTGCAACACACATATGTGGAGGCCCTGCATGCCTACGTCTCCATCCACCACCCCCAT GACCGACTCATGTTCCCACGGATGCTAATGAAACTGGTGAACCTCCGGACACTGAGCAGTGTCCATTCAGAGCAAGTATTTGCGCTGCGCCTGCAGGATAAAAAGCTTCCCCCGCTGCTCTCTGAGATCTGGGATGTGCACGAGTGA
- the NR1H3 gene encoding oxysterols receptor LXR-alpha isoform X12: protein MSLWLEAPVPDVSPELRPQKRKKGPAPKMLGNELCSVCGDKASGFHYNVLSCEGCKGFFRRSVIKGARYVCHSGGHCPMDTYMRRKCQECRLRKCRQAGMREECVLSEEQIRLKKLKRQEEEQAQATSVPPRASSPPQVLPQLSPEQLGMIEKLVAAQQQCNRRSFSDRLRVTPWPMAPDPQSREARQQRFAHFTELAIVSVQEIVDFAKQLPGFLQLSREDQIALLKTSAIEVMLLETSRRYNPGSESITFLKDFSYNREDFAKAGLQVEFINPIFEFSRAMNELQLNDAEFALLIAISIFSADRPNVQDQLQVERLQHTYVEALHAYVSIHHPHDRLMFPRMLMKLVNLRTLSSVHSEQVFALRLQDKKLPPLLSEIWDVHE from the exons aTGTCTTTGTGGCTGGAGGCCCCTGTGCCTGATGTTTCTCCTG AGCTTCGTCCACAAAAGCGGAAAAAGGGGCCAGCCCCCAAAATGCTGGGGAATGAGCTGTGCAGTGTGTGTGGGGACAAGGCTTCCGGCTTCCACTACAACGTGCTGAGCTGCGAGGGCTGCAAGGGATTCTTCCGCCGCAGTGTCATCAAAGGGGCGCGCTACGTCTGCCACAGTGGGGGCCACTGCCCCATGGACACCTACATGCGTCGCAAGTGCCAGGAGTGCCGCCTTCGCAAATGCCGCCAGGCCGGCATGCGGGAGGAGT GTGTTCTGTCAGAAGAACAGATCCGTCTGAAGAAACTGAAGCGGCAAGAGGAGGAACAGGCTCAGGCCACATCCGTGCCCCCGAGGGCTTCCTCTCCGCCCCAAGTCCTGCCCCAGCTCAGCCCGGAGCAGCTGGGCATGATTGAGAAGCTGGTGGCTGCCCAGCAGCAGTGTAACAGACGTTCCTTCTCAGACCGGCTTCGAGTCACG CCTTGGCCCATGGCACCAGATCCCCAGAGTCGGGAGGCCCGTCAGCAACGCTTTGCCCACTTCACGGAGCTGGCCATTGTCTCTGTGCAGGAGATCGTTGATTTTGCCAAACAGCTGCCGGGCTTCCTGCAGCTCAGCCGGGAGGACCAGATCGCCCTCCTGAAGACCTCTGCAATTGAG GTGATGCTTCTGGAGACATCTCGGAGGTACAACCCTGGAAGTGAGAGTATTACCTTCCTCAAGGATTTCAGTTATAACCGGGAAGACTTTGCCAAAGCAG ggCTGCAGGTGGAGTTCATCAACCCCATCTTTGAGTTCTCCAGAGCCATGAATGAGCTGCAACTAAATGATGCTGAGTTTGCCTTGCTCATTGCCATCAGCATCTTCTCTGCAG ACCGGCCCAACGTGCAGGACCAGCTCCAGGTAGAGAGGCTGCAACACACATATGTGGAGGCCCTGCATGCCTACGTCTCCATCCACCACCCCCAT GACCGACTCATGTTCCCACGGATGCTAATGAAACTGGTGAACCTCCGGACACTGAGCAGTGTCCATTCAGAGCAAGTATTTGCGCTGCGCCTGCAGGATAAAAAGCTTCCCCCGCTGCTCTCTGAGATCTGGGATGTGCACGAGTGA